In Labrus bergylta chromosome 6, fLabBer1.1, whole genome shotgun sequence, the following proteins share a genomic window:
- the LOC109986556 gene encoding complement factor H-like isoform X2 produces the protein MHVIIRSCVLLLWIHTLTVVNSQSLTCTLDQFLKSDLYDTNFDTSSLEDSYPGGKQVRVNCNIGFSGFFKILCIDGRWQSKGTRCQARSCGHPGDAQFADFHLEKGDDFVFGSKVVYTCQKGYQMVSRSNSRICMAGGWDGVVPVCEAQQCPVIHVADNVQVIGDPEDANYGNVVRFSCKSNTEVLNGTSEIYCDENGEWSAQAPSCEEIKCAIPQIQHGRLTGQLQDHKEHEVLHFECNQKFKKQTERPSKCTKIGTKAEFSPAPVCEPTKCKLPLTTLEGTRYATSQNVFSPGDTVTTRCGYKYWISTPQSTLAVSTCNDDGEWDITPVCQEVRCSNQRDLRVYSWNVRWGQIITLDESVNYRCKTGYRAASSSARCTRDGWSPNPLCQDITCNRREVPNTDIVNNDKQTYIYNEKVRYVCKDGFEGQFTLSCRDNYWSGNARCEEVPCKKHPIPNAIITHNERETYQHNQAVQYTCEHDRDMSFYVTCEKGKWTGIQSCRATACGEAEIQNGFVVAQEDNKLYYTCNDNFKLPTKGWWGEAVCEGRKWSGLQDCIEESRCGEAPVIPNAEVTFLNLRSRQELQIACQDGYRAHTDRLSCEDGNWNLDELLPESICKPVSNPCKPPPKIENAVIVKSYQKQYLSDSEVTYQCRDKYTMEGEGTVRCLDGQWEIKNISCRPRKCPVIHVGDNVQVIRDPEDATYDNVVRFSCKSNTEVLNGTSEISCDENGEWSDQAPSCEEFKCAIPQIQHGQLTGQLRDHKEHEVLHFECNQRFNKQTERPSKCTKIGTKAEFSPAPVCEPTKCKLPLTTLEGTRYATSQNVFSPGDTVTTRCGYKYWISTPQSTSAVSTCNDDGEWDITPVCQEVRCSIETDSRVSYWGVYQGQIITLDEGVSYQCKIGYRETSSWARCTRDGWSPNPLCQDITCNRREVPNTDIVSNDKQTYIYNEKVSYVCKDGFEGQFILTCKDNYWSGNARCEA, from the exons CAAGATCATGTGGTCATCCTGGCGACGCCCAGTTTGCAGATTTCCATCTGGAAAAAGGCGACGATTTTGTTTTTGGGTCAAAAGTTGTATACACCTGtcaaaaagg TTATCAAATGGTCAGCCGGAGTAACTCTCGCATCTGCATGGCTGGAGGCTGGGATGGTGTTGTTCCTGTATGTGAAG CTCAGCAGTGTCCGGTGATTCATGTGGCCGATAATGTTCAGGTGATTGGGGACCCGGAGGACGCAAACTACGGCAATGTAGTTCGATTTAGCTGCAAGTCTAACACAGAGGTTCTGAATGGGACGTCGGAGATCTATTGTGATGAAAATGGAGAGTGGAGTGCCCAGGCTCCAAGCTGTGAAG AGATCAAATGTGCAATACCTCAGATTCAACATGGACGATTAACTGGACAGCTCCAAGATCACAAAGAACATGAAGTCCTGCATTTTGAGTGTAATCAGAAGttcaaaaaacagactgaaagaccgtcaaaatgcacaaaaataggAACTAAAGCCGAGTTCAGTCCAGCGCCTGTGTGTGAGC CAACAAAATGTAAACTGCCGCTGACAACACTCGAAGGCACCAGATATGCCACTtcccaaaatgtgttttcacctggagacacagtcacaaccAGATGTGGTTATAAGTACTGGATCTCTACACCTCAGAGCACCTTAGCTGTATCCACATGTAATGACGACGGAGAATGGGATATCACACCAGTTTGCCAAG AGGTGAGGTGCAGCAATCAAAGAGACTTACGTGTGTATTCTTGGAATGTCCGTTGGGGACAAATAATAACACTGGATGAGAGTGTAAACTATCGGTGTAAAACAGGATATAGGGCAGCATCAAGCTCGGCCAGGTGCACCAGAGATGGATGGAGTCCAAATCCACTTTGTCAAG ataTAACATGCAACAGACGTGAGGTTCCAAATACTGATATTGTGAACAATGACAAGCAGACGTACATTTACAACGAAAAGGTCAGGTACGTCTGCAAGGATGGTTTTGAAGGACAATTCACTCTCTCCTGTAGAGACAATTACTGGTCTGGGAATGCGAGATGCGAAG AGGTACCGTGTAAAAAACATCCCATCCCCAATGCAATCATTACCCACAATGAAAGAGAAACATACCAGCACAACCAAGCAGTACAATACACCTGTGAGCACGATCGTGATATGTCCTTCTATGTTACCTGTGAGAAAGGTAAATGGACTGGGATTCAGAGCTGTCGAG cGACTGCATGTGGAGAAGCTGAAATTCAAAATGGATTTGTTGTTGCTCAGGAGGATAACAAGCTGTACTACACCTGCAATGACAATTTTAAGCTTCCCACCAAAGGCTGGTGGGGAGAAGCCGTATGTGAAGGCAGGAAGTGGTCTGGACTTCAAGACTGCATTG AGGAAAGTCGGTGCGGAGAAGCTCCTGTGATTCCTAATGCGGAAGTCACTTTCCTAAACCTCCGTAGCAGACAAGAACTGCAGATAGCTTGTCAAGATGGATACCGCGCTCACACTGACCGTTTATCATGTGAAGACGGAAATTGGAATTTAGATGAATTATTGCCGGAATCAATTTGTAAAC CTGTCTCCAATCCCTGCAAACCCCCACCTAAAATTGAAAATGCTGTAATTGTGAAGTCTTACCAAAAGCAATACCTGTCTGACTCGGAGGTGACTTATCAGTGCCGTGATAAGTACACGATGGAGGGAGAGGGCACGGTTCGATGCTTGGATGGCCAATGGGAAATTAAGAACATTTCATGTAGAC CTCGGAAGTGTCCAGTGATTCATGTCGGCGATAATGTTCAGGTGATTAGGGACCCGGAGGACGCAACCTACGACAATGTAGTTCGATTTAGCTGCAAGTCTAACACAGAGGTTCTGAATGGGACGTCGGAGATCTCATGTGATGAAAATGGAGAGTGGAGTGACCAGGCTCCAAGCTGTGAAG AGTTCAAATGTGCAATACCTCAGATTCAACATGGACAATTAACTGGACAGCTCCGAGATCACAAAGAACATGAAGTCCTGCATTTTGAGTGCAATCAGAGGTTcaataaacagactgaaagaccgtcaaaatgcacaaaaataggAACTAAAGCCGAGTTCAGTCCAGCGCCTGTGTGTGAGC CAACAAAATGTAAACTGCCGCTGACGACACTCGAAGGCACCAGATATGCCACTtcccaaaatgtgttttcacctggagacacagtcacaaccAGATGTGGTTATAAGTACTGGATCTCTACACCTCAGAGCACCTCAGCTGTATCCACATGTAATGACGACGGAGAATGGGATATCACACCAGTTTGCCAAG AGGTGAGGTGCAGCATTGAAACAGACTCACGTGTGTCTTATTGGGGTGTCTATCAGGGACAAATAATAACACTGGATGAGGGTGTAAGCTATCAGTGTAAAATAGGATATAGGGAAACATCAAGCTGGGCCAGGTGCACCAGAGATGGATGGAGTCCAAATCCACTTTGTCAAG ataTAACATGCAACAGACGTGAGGTTCCAAATACTGATATTGTGAGCAATGACAAGCAGACGTACATTTACAACGAAAAGGTCAGTTACGTCTGCAAGGATGGTTTTGAAGGACAATTCATTCTCACCTGTAAAGACAATTACTGGTCTGGGAATGCGAGATGCGAAG CTTAG
- the LOC109986556 gene encoding complement factor H-like isoform X1: MHVIIRSCVLLLWIHTLTVVNSQSLTCTLDQFLKSDLYDTNFDTSSLEDSYPGGKQVRVNCNIGFSGFFKILCIDGRWQSKGTRCQARSCGHPGDAQFADFHLEKGDDFVFGSKVVYTCQKGYQMVSRSNSRICMAGGWDGVVPVCEAQQCPVIHVADNVQVIGDPEDANYGNVVRFSCKSNTEVLNGTSEIYCDENGEWSAQAPSCEEIKCAIPQIQHGRLTGQLQDHKEHEVLHFECNQKFKKQTERPSKCTKIGTKAEFSPAPVCEPTKCKLPLTTLEGTRYATSQNVFSPGDTVTTRCGYKYWISTPQSTLAVSTCNDDGEWDITPVCQEVRCSNQRDLRVYSWNVRWGQIITLDESVNYRCKTGYRAASSSARCTRDGWSPNPLCQDITCNRREVPNTDIVNNDKQTYIYNEKVRYVCKDGFEGQFTLSCRDNYWSGNARCEEVPCKKHPIPNAIITHNERETYQHNQAVQYTCEHDRDMSFYVTCEKGKWTGIQSCRATACGEAEIQNGFVVAQEDNKLYYTCNDNFKLPTKGWWGEAVCEGRKWSGLQDCIEESRCGEAPVIPNAEVTFLNLRSRQELQIACQDGYRAHTDRLSCEDGNWNLDELLPESICKPVSNPCKPPPKIENAVIVKSYQKQYLSDSEVTYQCRDKYTMEGEGTVRCLDGQWEIKNISCRPRKCPVIHVGDNVQVIRDPEDATYDNVVRFSCKSNTEVLNGTSEISCDENGEWSDQAPSCEEFKCAIPQIQHGQLTGQLRDHKEHEVLHFECNQRFNKQTERPSKCTKIGTKAEFSPAPVCEPTKCKLPLTTLEGTRYATSQNVFSPGDTVTTRCGYKYWISTPQSTSAVSTCNDDGEWDITPVCQEVRCSIETDSRVSYWGVYQGQIITLDEGVSYQCKIGYRETSSWARCTRDGWSPNPLCQA; this comes from the exons CAAGATCATGTGGTCATCCTGGCGACGCCCAGTTTGCAGATTTCCATCTGGAAAAAGGCGACGATTTTGTTTTTGGGTCAAAAGTTGTATACACCTGtcaaaaagg TTATCAAATGGTCAGCCGGAGTAACTCTCGCATCTGCATGGCTGGAGGCTGGGATGGTGTTGTTCCTGTATGTGAAG CTCAGCAGTGTCCGGTGATTCATGTGGCCGATAATGTTCAGGTGATTGGGGACCCGGAGGACGCAAACTACGGCAATGTAGTTCGATTTAGCTGCAAGTCTAACACAGAGGTTCTGAATGGGACGTCGGAGATCTATTGTGATGAAAATGGAGAGTGGAGTGCCCAGGCTCCAAGCTGTGAAG AGATCAAATGTGCAATACCTCAGATTCAACATGGACGATTAACTGGACAGCTCCAAGATCACAAAGAACATGAAGTCCTGCATTTTGAGTGTAATCAGAAGttcaaaaaacagactgaaagaccgtcaaaatgcacaaaaataggAACTAAAGCCGAGTTCAGTCCAGCGCCTGTGTGTGAGC CAACAAAATGTAAACTGCCGCTGACAACACTCGAAGGCACCAGATATGCCACTtcccaaaatgtgttttcacctggagacacagtcacaaccAGATGTGGTTATAAGTACTGGATCTCTACACCTCAGAGCACCTTAGCTGTATCCACATGTAATGACGACGGAGAATGGGATATCACACCAGTTTGCCAAG AGGTGAGGTGCAGCAATCAAAGAGACTTACGTGTGTATTCTTGGAATGTCCGTTGGGGACAAATAATAACACTGGATGAGAGTGTAAACTATCGGTGTAAAACAGGATATAGGGCAGCATCAAGCTCGGCCAGGTGCACCAGAGATGGATGGAGTCCAAATCCACTTTGTCAAG ataTAACATGCAACAGACGTGAGGTTCCAAATACTGATATTGTGAACAATGACAAGCAGACGTACATTTACAACGAAAAGGTCAGGTACGTCTGCAAGGATGGTTTTGAAGGACAATTCACTCTCTCCTGTAGAGACAATTACTGGTCTGGGAATGCGAGATGCGAAG AGGTACCGTGTAAAAAACATCCCATCCCCAATGCAATCATTACCCACAATGAAAGAGAAACATACCAGCACAACCAAGCAGTACAATACACCTGTGAGCACGATCGTGATATGTCCTTCTATGTTACCTGTGAGAAAGGTAAATGGACTGGGATTCAGAGCTGTCGAG cGACTGCATGTGGAGAAGCTGAAATTCAAAATGGATTTGTTGTTGCTCAGGAGGATAACAAGCTGTACTACACCTGCAATGACAATTTTAAGCTTCCCACCAAAGGCTGGTGGGGAGAAGCCGTATGTGAAGGCAGGAAGTGGTCTGGACTTCAAGACTGCATTG AGGAAAGTCGGTGCGGAGAAGCTCCTGTGATTCCTAATGCGGAAGTCACTTTCCTAAACCTCCGTAGCAGACAAGAACTGCAGATAGCTTGTCAAGATGGATACCGCGCTCACACTGACCGTTTATCATGTGAAGACGGAAATTGGAATTTAGATGAATTATTGCCGGAATCAATTTGTAAAC CTGTCTCCAATCCCTGCAAACCCCCACCTAAAATTGAAAATGCTGTAATTGTGAAGTCTTACCAAAAGCAATACCTGTCTGACTCGGAGGTGACTTATCAGTGCCGTGATAAGTACACGATGGAGGGAGAGGGCACGGTTCGATGCTTGGATGGCCAATGGGAAATTAAGAACATTTCATGTAGAC CTCGGAAGTGTCCAGTGATTCATGTCGGCGATAATGTTCAGGTGATTAGGGACCCGGAGGACGCAACCTACGACAATGTAGTTCGATTTAGCTGCAAGTCTAACACAGAGGTTCTGAATGGGACGTCGGAGATCTCATGTGATGAAAATGGAGAGTGGAGTGACCAGGCTCCAAGCTGTGAAG AGTTCAAATGTGCAATACCTCAGATTCAACATGGACAATTAACTGGACAGCTCCGAGATCACAAAGAACATGAAGTCCTGCATTTTGAGTGCAATCAGAGGTTcaataaacagactgaaagaccgtcaaaatgcacaaaaataggAACTAAAGCCGAGTTCAGTCCAGCGCCTGTGTGTGAGC CAACAAAATGTAAACTGCCGCTGACGACACTCGAAGGCACCAGATATGCCACTtcccaaaatgtgttttcacctggagacacagtcacaaccAGATGTGGTTATAAGTACTGGATCTCTACACCTCAGAGCACCTCAGCTGTATCCACATGTAATGACGACGGAGAATGGGATATCACACCAGTTTGCCAAG AGGTGAGGTGCAGCATTGAAACAGACTCACGTGTGTCTTATTGGGGTGTCTATCAGGGACAAATAATAACACTGGATGAGGGTGTAAGCTATCAGTGTAAAATAGGATATAGGGAAACATCAAGCTGGGCCAGGTGCACCAGAGATGGATGGAGTCCAAATCCACTTTGTCAAG CTTAG
- the LOC110005680 gene encoding complement factor H-like, protein MRLTLILLFFQLCGNVRVSLSQNAQQCPVIHVADNVQMIGDPEDAIHGNVVRFSCKSNTEVLNGTSEIYCDENGEWSAQAPSCEGIKCAIPQIQHGRLTGELRDHKEHEVLHFEYNQRFNKQTERPSKCTKIGTKAEFSPAPVCEPTKCKLPLTTLEGTRYDTFQNVFSPGDTVTTRCGDKYWISTPQSTSAVSTCNDDGEWDITPVCQEVRCSNQRDLRVYSWNVRWGQIITLDESVSYRCKTGYRAASSSARCTRDGWSPNPLCQDITCNRHEVPNTDIVSNDKQTYIYNEKVRYVCKDGFEGQFTLSCRDNYWSGNARCEEVPCKKHPIPNAIITHNERETYQHNQAVQYTCEHDRDMSFYVTCEKGKWTGIQSCQATACGEAEIQNGFVVAQEDNKLYYTCNDNFKLPTKGWWGEAVCEGRKWSGLQDCIEESRCGEAPVIPNAEVTFLNLRSRQELQITCQDGYRNQVDRLSCEDGNWSSDELLPESICQPVSNPCKPPPKIEDAVIVKSYQKQYLSDSEVTYQCRDKYTMEGEGTVRCLHGQWEFKNISCRP, encoded by the exons ATGCGTTTGACTTTaatccttttgtttttccagctgtGTGGGAATGTGAGAGTTTCCTTATCACAGAATG CTCAGCAGTGTCCAGTGATTCATGTGGCCGATAATGTTCAGATGATTGGGGACCCGGAGGACGCAATCCACGGCAATGTAGTTCGATTTAGCTGCAAGTCTAACACAGAGGTTCTGAATGGGACGTCGGAGATCTATTGTGATGAAAATGGAGAGTGGAGTGCCCAGGCTCCAAGCTGTGAAG GGATCAAATGTGCAATACCTCAGATTCAACATGGACGATTAACTGGAGAGCTCCGAGATCACAAAGAACATGAAGTCCTGCATTTTGAGTACAATCAGAGGTTcaataaacagactgaaagaccgtcaaaatgcacaaaaataggAACTAAAGCCGAGTTCAGTCCAGCGCCTGTGTGTGAGC CAACAAAATGTAAACTGCCGCTGACGACACTCGAAGGCACCAGATATGACACtttccaaaatgtgttttcacctggagacacagtcacaaccAGATGTGGTGATAAGTACTGGATCTCTACACCTCAGAGCACCTCAGCTGTATCCACATGTAATGACGACGGAGAATGGGATATCACACCAGTTTGCCAAG AGGTGAGGTGCAGCAATCAAAGAGACTTACGTGTGTATTCTTGGAATGTCCGTTGGGGACAAATAATAACACTGGATGAGAGTGTAAGCTATCGGTGTAAAACAGGATATAGGGCAGCATCAAGCTCGGCCAGGTGCACCAGAGATGGATGGAGTCCAAATCCACTTTGTCAAG ataTAACATGCAACAGACATGAGGTTCCAAATACTGATATTGTGAGCAATGACAAGCAGACGTACATTTACAACGAAAAGGTCAGGTACGTCTGCAAGGATGGTTTTGAAGGACAATTCACTCTCTCCTGTAGAGACAATTACTGGTCTGGGAATGCGAGATGCGAAG AGGTACCGTGTAAAAAACATCCCATCCCCAATGCAATCATTACCCACAATGAAAGAGAAACATACCAGCACAACCAAGCAGTACAATACACCTGTGAGCACGATCGTGATATGTCCTTCTATGTTACCTGTGAGAAAGGTAAATGGACTGGGATTCAGAGCTGTCAAG cGACTGCATGTGGAGAAGCTGAAATTCAAAATGGATTTGTTGTTGCTCAGGAGGATAACAAGCTGTACTACACCTGCAATGACAATTTTAAGCTTCCCACCAAAGGCTGGTGGGGAGAAGCCGTATGTGAAGGCAGGAAGTGGTCTGGACTTCAAGACTGCATTG AGGAAAGTCGGTGCGGAGAAGCTCCTGTGATTCCTAATGCGGAAGTCACTTTCCTAAACCTCCGTAGCAGACAAGAACTGCAGATAACTTGTCAAGATGGATACCGCAATCAGGTTGACCGTTTATCATGTGAAGACGGAAATTGGAGTTCAGATGAATTATTGCCGGAATCAATTTGTCAAC CTGTCTCCAATCCCTGCAAACCCCCACCTAAAATTGAAGATGCTGTAATTGTGAAGTCTTACCAAAAGCAATACCTGTCTGACTCGGAGGTGACTTATCAGTGCCGTGATAAGTACACGATGGAGGGAGAGGGCACGGTTCGATGCTTGCATGGCCAATGGGaatttaagaacatttcatGTAGAC cTTAG